The Leptospiraceae bacterium genome has a segment encoding these proteins:
- a CDS encoding acyl--CoA ligase, whose amino-acid sequence MFFDVDIYHHSLNWMNPWRNILFDLLKYKSNPILITKETIYTADSLWTLSRLWKELLAKFSLKKGDTILLHLPKSEHLLANIINGLFQSYPLILANPKWDLWEIKKQTNPKIIITDKNNFEYFSHFMKEKQYEFIRVLNQDFVIIHLPEGNNIEEVVFFLRTSGTHSPKWIGLTNREIFFNINVHSKIFEEYSIVLSILPWFHSFGLILDLLSTFLKKSYIIIDENHGKDIEYIDFLFEKFLFRHLSMVPLTLEKLIENGYESILFHLNSGIIGGAKIPSKYLPLLKNTKLRVGYGQTEAGPGISIGEPGDWENNYVGRILCDVMISEDGEILYHGDNVYQYELKDGSIIKYDSNRWVSSGDLGFLIDDRLYYEGRKSYIFKLKNGRWFNPLLIEEQIKREYQIDHCIILNDNHVGLIVIFSNDIRTTYLIPLIEKTLLYAIRPYIKAIITIQKEEFFKTNKGDYDRLKIYKYVVGRYGLHDYRVK is encoded by the coding sequence ATGTTCTTTGACGTCGATATATATCATCATAGTTTGAACTGGATGAACCCATGGAGAAATATTCTCTTTGATCTATTAAAGTATAAAAGTAATCCTATTTTGATAACGAAAGAAACTATATACACAGCCGATTCTCTTTGGACCTTAAGTCGGCTGTGGAAAGAGCTTCTTGCTAAATTTTCACTAAAAAAAGGAGATACTATCTTACTTCACCTTCCAAAAAGTGAGCATCTATTAGCGAATATTATCAACGGTCTTTTCCAAAGTTATCCTCTGATTTTAGCCAATCCAAAATGGGATTTATGGGAAATCAAAAAACAAACAAATCCAAAGATTATCATCACAGACAAAAATAACTTTGAATATTTTTCTCATTTCATGAAAGAAAAACAATATGAGTTTATTCGTGTTTTAAACCAAGACTTTGTAATCATACATCTTCCAGAAGGAAATAATATTGAAGAAGTAGTTTTTTTTCTAAGGACTTCTGGAACTCATTCACCAAAATGGATTGGTTTAACTAACCGTGAAATTTTTTTTAATATTAATGTTCATAGTAAAATATTCGAGGAATATTCGATAGTTCTTTCTATCCTTCCTTGGTTCCATTCTTTTGGATTGATCTTGGATTTACTTTCTACTTTTCTAAAAAAGTCATATATTATCATTGATGAAAATCATGGAAAAGACATTGAATATATTGACTTCCTTTTTGAAAAGTTTTTGTTCCGCCACTTAAGCATGGTTCCTCTCACGTTAGAAAAACTAATAGAAAATGGGTATGAATCTATTTTATTTCACCTAAATTCAGGAATTATCGGCGGAGCAAAAATTCCTTCGAAATATTTACCTCTACTAAAAAATACAAAACTAAGAGTTGGTTATGGTCAAACAGAAGCAGGACCAGGCATTAGCATTGGAGAACCTGGAGATTGGGAAAATAATTATGTTGGTAGAATTCTATGTGATGTAATGATTTCTGAAGATGGCGAAATCCTATATCATGGCGATAATGTGTACCAATATGAATTAAAAGATGGAAGTATTATAAAATACGATTCCAATCGTTGGGTTTCCTCAGGAGACTTGGGTTTTCTTATCGACGATCGATTGTATTACGAAGGAAGAAAATCATATATTTTTAAATTGAAAAATGGCAGGTGGTTCAATCCATTATTAATAGAAGAGCAAATCAAAAGAGAATATCAAATCGACCATTGTATTATCTTGAATGATAACCACGTCGGTTTGATTGTTATTTTTTCTAATGATATAAGAACAACTTATCTAATTCCCTTGATTGAAAAAACGCTTTTGTATGCTATTCGTCCATACATAAAAGCTATAATAACGATACAGAAAGAAGAATTTTTTAAAACAAACAAGGGAGATTATGACCGATTAAAAATCTATAAATATGTTGTAGGACGATATGGATTACATGATTACCGAGTTAAATGA
- a CDS encoding MFS transporter — MAKFNYILLGFAELGFFFVEIIIRLYLLKYYTDEIKLDPKLAGIAISISLLWDAISDPLMGYISDHFPLVIRTKNQVWKKKRVFYMILGSLFTSLFFIVLFLDFIKERSQVEKFFYLLVNYFFLNTFLTIMSVPHSALCSEASINPNDRNWIFGFRLIWGNIGLILGILLPTYFSLNQEGVIKNILFAAVILISVWVSSLVGFQLDTHEKTFTPKSYFFDVFRTTKFLLKNQYLFVLVLSYFIAFVGIGINSAIALFYYEYTLKFSEQETSLILLVFLLVWTFSVPVWIWLAKRFEKKHLILLAIFSLGLGTVLGYPNFPERDLIYPLIASVVGGILAASIVLMDTLIADLTNYDFVKLRFREKRDGLFFGFLKMIIKVSRAVSILISSFALGFIGFHENPLSFEVSRNISYIFGYGVGFFLILSSLVFLSFDYDSKKHEKVIRIIQTYQKLKEAPQNLSKSIV; from the coding sequence ATGGCAAAATTTAATTATATTCTTTTGGGTTTTGCAGAATTAGGTTTCTTTTTCGTAGAAATTATAATTCGACTCTATCTCTTAAAATATTATACTGATGAGATAAAACTCGATCCGAAATTAGCAGGTATTGCGATTTCAATATCCCTTCTTTGGGATGCTATATCCGATCCTCTTATGGGCTATATTTCTGATCATTTTCCTTTGGTGATAAGGACTAAAAATCAAGTTTGGAAGAAGAAGCGTGTTTTTTACATGATTCTGGGGTCTCTTTTTACTTCTTTATTTTTTATCGTTCTATTTCTGGATTTTATAAAAGAAAGAAGCCAAGTTGAGAAATTTTTTTACTTGTTAGTTAATTATTTCTTTCTTAATACATTTCTGACCATTATGTCCGTTCCGCATTCAGCTCTTTGCAGTGAAGCTTCTATTAATCCCAATGATAGAAATTGGATTTTTGGATTTCGATTAATTTGGGGAAATATTGGATTGATTTTGGGGATTCTTCTTCCCACTTATTTTTCCTTGAATCAAGAAGGTGTGATAAAAAATATTTTATTTGCAGCAGTAATTCTTATAAGTGTGTGGGTATCATCTTTAGTTGGTTTTCAGCTTGATACACACGAAAAAACTTTTACTCCAAAATCTTATTTTTTTGATGTTTTTCGAACAACTAAATTTCTACTAAAAAACCAATATCTTTTTGTTTTGGTGCTCAGCTATTTTATCGCTTTTGTGGGTATCGGGATCAACTCTGCTATTGCGTTGTTCTATTATGAATATACTCTAAAGTTTTCAGAACAAGAAACGTCTCTTATTCTTTTAGTATTTTTGTTGGTTTGGACCTTTTCAGTTCCTGTTTGGATTTGGTTAGCCAAAAGATTTGAAAAAAAACACTTAATTCTTTTAGCTATTTTTTCATTAGGTTTGGGAACTGTTCTTGGGTATCCCAATTTTCCAGAAAGAGATTTGATCTACCCTTTGATTGCTTCTGTGGTTGGAGGTATCCTTGCAGCAAGTATTGTTCTAATGGATACTTTGATTGCTGATTTAACTAATTACGATTTCGTGAAATTAAGATTTCGAGAAAAACGAGATGGCTTATTTTTTGGATTTCTAAAAATGATCATTAAAGTTTCTCGAGCTGTTTCTATTTTGATCTCAAGTTTTGCTTTGGGTTTTATTGGTTTTCATGAGAATCCCTTATCTTTTGAAGTCTCAAGAAACATATCTTATATTTTTGGATATGGAGTGGGATTCTTTTTGATTTTGTCGTCGTTAGTTTTTTTGAGTTTTGATTATGATAGCAAAAAACACGAAAAGGTGATTCGGATTATACAAACTTACCAAAAGCTGAAAGAAGCTCCCCAAAACCTTTCCAAATCAATAGTTTAA
- the rpmE gene encoding 50S ribosomal protein L31 gives MKAGIHPELKDAVIRCVCGAVYKTKTTKGDLHVEICANCHPFYTGTQKIVDSAGRVEKFKRKYKLK, from the coding sequence ATGAAAGCAGGAATCCATCCCGAACTAAAAGATGCGGTAATCCGTTGCGTATGTGGAGCTGTTTATAAAACCAAAACCACCAAAGGAGACCTTCACGTTGAAATTTGTGCGAATTGTCATCCCTTTTACACTGGAACTCAAAAAATTGTAGATTCCGCTGGAAGAGTAGAAAAATTCAAACGTAAATACAAACTCAAATAA
- a CDS encoding MoxR family ATPase translates to MQPKEERIPPEYFQIAREGIFRLMANIKSVITIKTQKLEYILAAKIAGGHVILADSHGVGKTSLAKALAGSIRWNHTSINRQGIPIESFSRIQCTVDLLPQDILGFNQFDIKNNQYRFNKGPIFAHFILTDEINLLTPKTQGSFFQVMEEQTVTIEGTTYEIPDPFFIIATMNLKGAHLFPLPAPQLDRFMIRISMGYPEENEESSIIEKHGKENSWDGFGPVIEDKELLAWQKLVDHVSLSREVIDYITRIIRKTRHHPGVITGASPRAGIKLSRASRALALIRGMDYVSIDIVKEMAVPVLAHRLELEDPAMDANEIITQVLKEVPTKV, encoded by the coding sequence ATGCAACCAAAAGAAGAAAGGATCCCTCCTGAATACTTTCAGATTGCAAGAGAAGGCATTTTTCGCCTCATGGCGAACATCAAAAGTGTTATCACCATCAAAACCCAAAAGTTGGAATATATTTTAGCTGCTAAGATTGCTGGAGGTCATGTAATTTTGGCTGACTCTCATGGTGTGGGAAAAACTTCTCTTGCTAAAGCTTTAGCAGGTTCAATTCGTTGGAATCACACAAGCATCAATCGTCAGGGCATTCCGATCGAAAGTTTTTCTCGTATCCAATGCACAGTGGATTTGCTCCCACAAGACATCTTGGGTTTCAATCAATTTGACATTAAGAATAATCAATATCGATTCAACAAAGGACCTATTTTTGCTCATTTTATCCTCACGGACGAAATTAATTTACTAACCCCCAAAACTCAAGGTTCTTTCTTCCAAGTAATGGAAGAACAAACCGTCACCATCGAAGGAACAACATACGAAATCCCTGATCCTTTTTTCATCATTGCTACCATGAACCTAAAAGGAGCTCATTTGTTTCCACTTCCTGCTCCTCAGTTAGATCGATTCATGATTCGAATCTCTATGGGTTATCCAGAAGAAAACGAAGAAAGTTCCATTATCGAAAAACACGGAAAAGAAAATTCATGGGATGGATTTGGACCCGTTATTGAAGATAAAGAACTACTGGCTTGGCAGAAGTTAGTGGATCATGTTAGCCTATCGAGAGAAGTCATCGACTATATAACCAGAATCATCCGAAAAACTCGTCATCATCCAGGTGTTATAACTGGTGCAAGTCCAAGAGCGGGTATTAAACTCTCAAGGGCAAGTAGAGCCTTGGCCCTCATTCGTGGAATGGATTATGTATCGATCGACATTGTAAAAGAGATGGCAGTTCCAGTGCTGGCTCATCGTTTGGAGTTAGAGGACCCAGCGATGGATGCTAATGAAATCATTACTCAGGTTCTAAAAGAAGTTCCCACGAAGGTGTGA
- a CDS encoding DUF58 domain-containing protein encodes MFQKLYEGFSLYYPFTWNGTFLLVISLFLLGIAWGTLNMFALIFSILGIFWLVFVMIVGFISKIRNQESYVLCELQQTIYSRLINQHIQVSAESISVPFFLRMHYILKGKIKVGRKAFFYLYFEGSKLPSENFVSIPVYFPFCGIANLKGYAFIKDILNLIKIPLKKPDEIKISIHPPLFSEKPQIQIMPSSTLESTKKIQTSDEEKYFMREYIPGDRLKDINWKSSIKLNELITKISPLSPEESKTIHIEIRPYHYHKNKDGINAILQINYLKSWVLSFIRAWKQQNPKYKFHVNTGKEILHVNEDNDIEILSRKLSELEYITQPSLIDPSNSLEKFIFSTSFDIHLHDYLQNAKSKIYLFHVGYGEKRKVGVLKTPSLNVLPGLWVFRKERLNSQPPKPMIGKLIEESLKAVII; translated from the coding sequence ATGTTTCAAAAACTCTATGAAGGTTTTTCTCTTTACTATCCTTTTACGTGGAATGGCACTTTTCTTTTAGTGATCAGTTTATTTTTGTTGGGAATTGCGTGGGGGACGTTAAACATGTTTGCTTTAATCTTTTCTATTTTGGGGATTTTTTGGCTGGTTTTTGTGATGATAGTAGGTTTCATTTCAAAAATCCGAAATCAAGAAAGCTATGTTCTTTGTGAATTACAGCAAACTATTTATTCTCGATTGATCAATCAACATATCCAAGTTTCAGCTGAAAGTATCAGCGTTCCTTTTTTTTTAAGAATGCATTATATCCTGAAGGGGAAAATCAAAGTTGGAAGAAAGGCTTTTTTTTATCTTTACTTTGAGGGTTCAAAACTTCCCTCTGAGAATTTTGTTTCAATTCCTGTTTATTTTCCTTTTTGTGGGATAGCTAATTTAAAAGGTTATGCTTTCATCAAAGACATTTTGAATCTAATCAAAATTCCCCTGAAAAAACCCGATGAAATCAAAATTTCCATCCATCCACCGTTGTTTTCAGAAAAACCTCAAATTCAAATCATGCCTTCATCAACTTTAGAAAGCACAAAGAAGATACAAACTTCAGATGAAGAAAAATACTTCATGAGGGAATACATTCCTGGGGATCGACTAAAAGACATCAACTGGAAGAGTTCCATCAAGTTAAATGAACTAATCACGAAAATCTCTCCTTTATCGCCAGAAGAGTCAAAAACCATTCACATCGAAATCCGTCCTTATCACTATCACAAAAACAAAGATGGTATTAACGCCATCCTGCAAATCAATTACCTAAAGAGCTGGGTGCTCTCATTCATAAGAGCATGGAAACAACAAAACCCAAAATACAAATTTCATGTCAACACAGGAAAAGAAATCCTACACGTAAACGAGGACAACGACATAGAAATCCTCTCAAGAAAGCTTTCAGAGTTAGAATACATAACTCAGCCAAGCTTGATTGATCCTTCAAATTCCTTAGAGAAATTTATTTTTTCCACGAGTTTTGATATCCATCTTCATGATTATCTTCAAAATGCGAAATCTAAAATCTATCTATTTCACGTTGGGTATGGGGAAAAACGAAAAGTAGGTGTTTTAAAAACTCCAAGTTTGAATGTTCTTCCTGGTTTGTGGGTTTTTCGTAAGGAAAGATTAAACTCCCAACCCCCCAAACCTATGATAGGAAAATTAATAGAAGAATCCCTAAAAGCTGTTATAATTTAG